A genomic stretch from Telopea speciosissima isolate NSW1024214 ecotype Mountain lineage chromosome 7, Tspe_v1, whole genome shotgun sequence includes:
- the LOC122669979 gene encoding UPF0603 protein At1g54780, chloroplastic-like codes for METIFSPRSICPLINPKLSPSKTILSPLQPRSNSLSLIRPINSNLRKSSPPSLTSSSSIPKNWISHVQHGLAALALSLAINFFPASVTDSAMASEFDILNGGPPKESYVLDDAGVLSRVTKSDLKQLLSDLESRKSFHINFVTVRKLTSKADAFEYGDQVLERWYPTIEEGNNKGIVVLVTSQKEGAITGGPAFIQAVGENVLDSTVSENLPVLATEEKYNEAMYSTAKRLVAAIDGLPDPGGPKFQENKRESNFKSKEETDEKRGQFTLVVGGLLVIAFVVPMAQYYAYVSKK; via the exons ATGGAGACCATCTTCTCTCCTCGATCAATCTGTCCTCTGATCAACCCCAAATTATCCCCATCAAAAACCATTTTATCTCCTCTGCAACCTAGgtcaaattctctctctctaatcagACCCATCAATTCAAATCTCAGGAAATCATCTCCTCCATcattaacatcctcatcttcaaTCCCCAAAAACTGGATTTCTCATGTCCAGCATGGATTAGCAGCTTTAGCCCTCTCTCTTGCTATCAATTTCTTCCCAGCTTCTGTTACTGATTCAGCAATGGCATCTGAATTTGATATCCTCAATGGAGGACCACCGAAAGAATCATATGTTTTGGATGATGCAGGTGTTCTTAGCCGAGTGACTAAATCTGATCTCAAACAGTTGCTATCGGATTTGGAGTCAAGAAAGAGTTTCCATATAAATTTTGTGACGGTTCGCAAGCTTACT agtaaagctgatgcttttgagtACGGTGACCAAGTATTGGAACGTTGGTATCCAACAattgaagaaggaaacaataaaGGGATTGTTGTGCTTGTTACCAGTCAGAAAGAAGGGGCAATCACTGGCGGTCCTGCATTTATCCAGGCTGTTGGAGAGAATGTTCTTGATTCCACAGTATCAGAAAACCTTCCTG TTCTGGCTACGGAAGAAAAGTACAATGAGGCCATGTATAGCACAGCCAAACGGCTGGTTGCTGCCATTGATGGATTGCCGGATCCTGGTGGGCCCAAGTTTCaggaaaacaaaagagaatCCAACTTCAAAAGTAAGGAAGAGACTGATGAGAAACGTGGGCAGTTCACTCTTGTAGTTGGAGGGTTGTTAGTAATTGCCTTTGTTGTCCCAATGGCACAGTACTATGCTTATGTCTCCAAAAAGTAA